The following nucleotide sequence is from Mangifera indica cultivar Alphonso chromosome 1, CATAS_Mindica_2.1, whole genome shotgun sequence.
attctaaattaCTTGCACTAATTTAATTTCCTTTATAAACTTTTTTCCTGTCATTTCTACGGTATTCAGTTTTGACTATGATATTCTGGCCAGGATGACCAAATGATTCTCAGTATGTCCAGAAGTTTTAATGAgtttaatgtttaaaaaaaaaaaaaagtgtttctAATGTGGGATTGAGAGACTAGACTTCTAGTAGTTATGTTAAGAAGTACTTTATGCTCAGAATTTTGAGATATGAGTTTTATTGTTACATTCTTAGTTTAAATTGGTTTTGCCTTCTTTCTATAACTCCCCTATTCTCTATCTTTGCTGGTCTCCCTTCATTTTTTCTCTATCTAATATTCTGGTTATAACAAGCCAATAAAAACAAATGCTCTAATCAATGTCTCACGTGGTGGAGGCTGTAGAGGATGTCGGCTCTACAACAgcaaaaattttttatgtaggATGATACCTTATGAACATTTAAAGGCTGTACATTAAATATCAACCTAATGATGGAGTGGAAACAACAGAattatttccattatttttcttgctttcttcaTGGTTATTCAAACTGGATATTAGAATGTTAAGATGTTGTGAAAATTATCTCACTTGTGCCAGGTGTGgaagtttgtttttaaaaaatttaacctcTTTGATCAGCTAATATCTCAATGTCCACTCCAACTGTTTGCTAGTAATATTACTGTTATAATGTTAAGAGGATGTAATCAACTTAATAATAGACTTAACTTGTAAACAACAAGATAAAAGTTGTATTGTTCATATAGGTGCAAAAATTTGTGCTTCTTAGTTGGGCTATTTTATGAACTGGATGCTTTCTTGTATTATTTGTATAGGTAAGTTTAGAAGAGGGAGTTTTTCTGAGGACTCTGATGATCCCGACTCAATTTTCAAAGAAAGATTTGGGAATAAATGGCGTAGTTGGACCTATCATCGACAGGAGGAATCATCTTTCCAAAGTTCAGCATTTGGATTTGAGTGGCGAGAACACTCAAACTGGACAAACCAAAGAACTAAAAATTGGGAGACTACAAGTGACATTGAGTCTGATGATGAATTTTGTGCTGTTGGATCATGTTCTGATAGAACAATCCTTGGTCTTCCTCCAAGAGGTCCTTTGAAGATAGAAGACGTTAAAAATGCGTAAGCAATCCAGTTGTTTTGTGCAATTTAAAGCAGAAGTGGACATTTTGATCTTGTACTTTGCCCTGTGTCTTTATTGGTTCCTAAGTGTATTAGCATTTTTCTTGCAGTTTCCGCCTATCAGCTTTAAAATGGCATCCAGATAAACACCAAGGCCCTTCACAGGTTAGTCAGTAAATATTCTGGTCTTTTTCATATTCGAGTGACAAAATGTCCAACGTGTTGTGCTGTTGACAACATTCGCTTCTAATTGATACATGTTcaatttagaatttaatttgacaGATCACTCTgtctttgttattttcaatgCAACCTATTGGACCAGCattaatttttccttataaaattttccttgactttttttgttcaaatgtttttcattttgaatcttGGCTTACCTTTATGCATCTCTGCAGGCAAAGGCtgaagaaaaattcaaattgtgTGTGAATGCATACAAATCACTCTGCGATGCTCTCTCTGCAGTTTAAAGTTCAGAAATTTGTTGAAGTCATATAGCTTCTAACAAGCTTTTTTCTAAAAGAAGGGATCAACAGAGATCTAGGAAAAGATgtatgttttttctttcatctcACCGTATGATTTAACATTAATTCTTTTATCCATTTTTTCTTGCTTCATAGCAATGCATAAGCATAGATTTGACTTTGCGCTGATCCAGCATTAATCGGctttaataagaaattatgtAATCATTTTCCAAGATTAATGTATAATTCAATGACTTGTCCTTTGACTACTAGTTGTGTACGTATTAGTTAATATAAATGCCTTCTTCTGCTTGTGTACCTACCACCTTTAAAGCTTTTCTTTGAAGGGGATTTACAGGAGCATATTGAAACGAAACCTTTTAATAGAATGAAAGGAATCGAGATTTGAAAGGGTGTTAGGTAGAAACCCTTTATTAAACGATTATTGCATGTCATATGTATCAACAATTATGTTTGTTTGATCTGTCTCCAAAAATACAGGACAATTTGGTCAGTTTTGTATTAGATGCATTTTTGGATGAAtttacaaatcaaaatcaatcacgTTTGGTATAATATATGTTACAAAGAGCCTTAACCTAAAAAAGAGTCATTGAAAGATGAGTCTCTGATGACAATCTGAGTCTCCACACCACCACATGGAATGGATTTCAAGTTTCAATTTCAACTTCAATTTTCAGACCTAAACAACAACGTATAAAACAGTTCCCCTAACATGACTTCACTGTATCATTAATCTTATCTTAGCCCTTTGTAACAACTTGCAAGAACTAAAACTTTTCTATgccaaaaaagtaaaagaaactTGATAAGTATTCAAAGAATCTTCTAAAGGGTGTTTAGTTAAAGGTTTATaaatattactctaataatctatcttttattactttatttggtttataagcgataaaatattttagtaattttttatgatCAATAGGGatgtaacagataatataaga
It contains:
- the LOC123210264 gene encoding uncharacterized protein LOC123210264; the protein is MQIPRWKNVLLLKNSFAAPALSSQYSAFFHSTPSSCEKWKNKWNAFPDESRAQQPSKSYVRYKTRQKRADAKRALKNFLFNSGSAKVSFQNEDPIWNFDGKSGYNAELDAKGRPKSSSRHFGKSDRKKMKRKFRRGSFSEDSDDPDSIFKERFGNKWRSWTYHRQEESSFQSSAFGFEWREHSNWTNQRTKNWETTSDIESDDEFCAVGSCSDRTILGLPPRGPLKIEDVKNAFRLSALKWHPDKHQGPSQAKAEEKFKLCVNAYKSLCDALSAV